TATCAAATTCTTGATTTTTCTTAAATAATATTCCTAAATTATAGCAAGCGTCTTTATAGCTATTTTCACAAGCTCTTGCTAAATATTCTTTTGATTTATTAAAATCTTGAGTATTAATCCCTGCATAAAAGCAAGCTTCATAATTTCCATTATCGCAAGATTTTTCATAATATTTACTTGCTTTATCTTTTTCGTTATTTTTACTATAAATTACCCCTAAATTGTAGCAAGCATTATAAATATCGCCATCACAAGCTAGGGTAAAATGTCTTATAGCAAGACCTAAATTATCTTGATTATATTCAACTACACCTTGATTATAACAAGCAGCAGGAATTTTGCTATTTTCACAATCACTTAAATAATCAGCCATTGATACTAAACTCATACTAATTAAAAATAATATCTTTTTCATGTTCTAAACTCTTGTAATTTTTTATTTAGCTCTTCAGTCATTTCACTAAGGTGATTTGCTGCACCAGCTATTTCTTCAACGCTTCTTGCGTTTTCGTTCGTTATTGTATTCATATTGTTTAAATTATTTAGAATTTCTTCCATATCTTTACTTGTATTTATATAATCATTCACGGTTTTTTCACTTGAGCTAATAGCTTCTGCTACGCTATTTTTCATAATACTCATATTATCTTTAGTAGAATTTGCAATATTACTTAAATCTTGCATTTGGTTTGAGTTAATACTCATTTGCTCACTTGCGTCTTTTATGCCTTGAACTATAATGCTTATAGTAGCATTTACCTCGCTAAGACTTCTTTGTGTTCTTTCAGCTAGGCTTCTTACTTCATCAGCTACTACGGCAAATCCACGACCTTGCTCTCCTGCACGTGCAGCTTCAATAGCAGCATTTAATGCAAGAAGATTTGTTTGGTCTGCAATTTCGTTAATGATTTCTAATACTGATTTTACATTATCAGCATCTGTGCTAAGCTTTTCTATCTTCATAGCAAGTTCGCTTTCAATACTTGCACTATGTATGATTTTATTACTTAATATATTAATTTCTTTATTTGAAGTTTCTATCATACTTAATGCTTCATCTAATTTTATAGTAGCGTCCTTAGCCTTTTGAACTCCTATTTCCAAGCTTTCTTTGGTATTTTGTCCTTTTTTAGCTATTTGATTTACTATTTCACTGCCTTCTTCAGCGCGTTTTCCTGTTTGAAGACTAGTATTGCCTAATTCACTTGCTATTGAAGCATTTTCGTTAGAAATATTTTTAGCTTGTTTGATTAAAATTCTTATTTTTTCTAAAAATTCATTAATAGCACTTGAAGCGTGAGCTATTTCATCATTTCCTTTCACTTCTAATTTATTAGTTAAATCCCCATCTCCACTGCTTAAATCTCTTGCTTTAATCTCTAATATTTTTAAAGGTTTTGATATAAATAAAGTTGCAAAAATATATGCAATAAGCATTAAAACTATGAAAATAATTGCACTAATAATTATAAATTTTATTAATTCTTTAAATTGTTCTTCGCCTAATTCTTTTGCGTTTTTATCTAAAAATGTATAAACACTATCTAAATCAACTGCAGTGCTAAATATCAAGCCACTAGCTTTATCTTGCAATGAATATGCTAAGAATTTCTTAGTAGTTTTATCTTTATATTTAAACTCATATTCGCTAAATCCACCACCATTTTTTCCAGCATTGATTATATCTTGTATGAAAGCTTTATTATTGGTATCAACTGAATTAATTTTATTAGTTCCAATCCAATCTTTTAGTGTGTGATACACAACTAAACCATCTTCTTGAAATACTAAAAATCCTTTAGTATTGTTATCGTATCTTACTTCATCTAATTTGTTTTTTAATATGTCATTAAATTCTTTTAATTTGTTTTGATTTTCTAAATCTTTATATGTTGTTTTTGTATATTGAACCATACTTTCTACTAAAGTTTTTACTTGTTCTTTTCTAAGATATATGCTTTCGTTTTCAATTTCAGTTAGCATTTTGTTTTCTAACTTATCAAACATTAAACTAGAATTAAAGCTAAGTGATACTACTAATAGCAATAATGAACAAAATACCAATATACTAATCTTAAGTGAAATTTTCATTCTAAATCCTTTTAATTTTTTGTAAATAATAAATATATTAGATAAATTTTTATTAATTAAATTTTATTTTTTTTACATTTTTCATTCTTTTTAATTTGTATTAATTATTAAATAAGCAAAATTTGATTAAATCC
This is a stretch of genomic DNA from Campylobacter sp. RM12651. It encodes these proteins:
- a CDS encoding tetratricopeptide repeat protein, with the translated sequence MKKILFLISMSLVSMADYLSDCENSKIPAACYNQGVVEYNQDNLGLAIRHFTLACDGDIYNACYNLGVIYSKNNEKDKASKYYEKSCDNGNYEACFYAGINTQDFNKSKEYLARACENSYKDACYNLGILFKKNQEFDNAKIYLKKACDDNLIPACYGLGNLYANEKNNNLAIKYLSIACSAKDYNACYNLGNVYYELKDYDKVASLWNQSCDNKDAYACNNLGVMYHKKDKNMAKLYYKKSCDLGNNIACENLKILE
- a CDS encoding methyl-accepting chemotaxis protein yields the protein MKISLKISILVFCSLLLLVVSLSFNSSLMFDKLENKMLTEIENESIYLRKEQVKTLVESMVQYTKTTYKDLENQNKLKEFNDILKNKLDEVRYDNNTKGFLVFQEDGLVVYHTLKDWIGTNKINSVDTNNKAFIQDIINAGKNGGGFSEYEFKYKDKTTKKFLAYSLQDKASGLIFSTAVDLDSVYTFLDKNAKELGEEQFKELIKFIIISAIIFIVLMLIAYIFATLFISKPLKILEIKARDLSSGDGDLTNKLEVKGNDEIAHASSAINEFLEKIRILIKQAKNISNENASIASELGNTSLQTGKRAEEGSEIVNQIAKKGQNTKESLEIGVQKAKDATIKLDEALSMIETSNKEINILSNKIIHSASIESELAMKIEKLSTDADNVKSVLEIINEIADQTNLLALNAAIEAARAGEQGRGFAVVADEVRSLAERTQRSLSEVNATISIIVQGIKDASEQMSINSNQMQDLSNIANSTKDNMSIMKNSVAEAISSSEKTVNDYINTSKDMEEILNNLNNMNTITNENARSVEEIAGAANHLSEMTEELNKKLQEFRT